The proteins below come from a single Streptococcus canis genomic window:
- a CDS encoding efflux RND transporter periplasmic adaptor subunit, with product MSRKGKTYMSKKTKGIIAGAAALTLVLIGGMLWKQQQDSLSTSATKEPYLAVNVTEGSIASSTLLSGTVKALSEEYIYFDASKGADATVTVKVGDQVTQGQQLVQYSTTTPQAAYDAAVRNLNKIGRQINHLKTYGVPAATTETSKDEETGQETTTTIQPSAQQNASYTQQLQDLNDAYADAQAEVNKAQVALNDTVIVSGVSGTVVEVNHDIDPSSKNSQTLVHVATEGQLQVKGTLTEYDLANIKVGQPVKIKSKVYSDQEWTGKISYVSNYPTEASAGTGALAGGNGSSGGAGATYDYKIDITSPLNQLKQGFTVSVEVVNEAKYALVPVAAVINKDKKHYVWVYDDATAKAKKVEVTLGNADAEQQEVSKGLKIGDIVIANPDKNIKEGEKLEDVKSTDAKSSKGSKEKSKESGVNK from the coding sequence ATGTCTAGAAAAGGAAAGACCTACATGTCAAAGAAAACAAAAGGTATTATTGCAGGTGCAGCCGCATTAACATTAGTACTTATTGGGGGAATGTTATGGAAACAGCAGCAGGACTCCCTGTCGACCAGTGCTACCAAAGAGCCCTATTTAGCAGTTAATGTGACTGAAGGAAGCATTGCTTCTTCAACATTGCTTTCAGGTACTGTCAAAGCACTTTCAGAAGAGTATATTTATTTTGATGCTAGTAAAGGCGCTGATGCGACGGTGACTGTTAAAGTGGGGGATCAAGTGACACAGGGTCAGCAATTGGTTCAATATAGTACTACAACTCCACAGGCAGCTTATGATGCCGCTGTCAGAAACCTTAATAAAATTGGACGTCAAATCAATCATCTGAAAACGTATGGCGTTCCTGCAGCTACTACTGAAACTAGCAAAGATGAAGAAACAGGCCAAGAAACCACAACAACGATCCAACCGTCAGCCCAGCAAAATGCAAGCTATACACAGCAATTACAAGATTTGAATGACGCTTATGCAGATGCTCAAGCAGAAGTTAATAAAGCCCAAGTGGCATTAAATGATACAGTGATTGTCAGTGGCGTTTCTGGAACAGTTGTTGAAGTGAATCATGATATTGATCCTTCCTCAAAGAATAGCCAGACATTGGTTCATGTAGCGACTGAAGGGCAACTTCAAGTTAAGGGAACCTTAACGGAGTATGACTTAGCCAATATCAAAGTTGGTCAACCTGTTAAAATTAAATCGAAAGTGTACTCTGATCAAGAATGGACCGGAAAAATTTCTTATGTTTCCAATTACCCAACCGAAGCTAGTGCAGGTACAGGAGCATTAGCTGGAGGTAATGGTTCATCAGGAGGAGCGGGGGCTACTTATGACTACAAAATTGACATCACTAGTCCACTTAACCAGCTTAAACAAGGTTTCACAGTTTCTGTTGAAGTAGTTAATGAAGCAAAATATGCTCTAGTTCCTGTTGCAGCAGTTATTAATAAAGATAAGAAACATTATGTTTGGGTTTATGATGATGCCACTGCTAAGGCTAAAAAAGTCGAAGTAACACTTGGCAATGCTGATGCTGAACAACAAGAAGTGAGCAAGGGACTAAAAATTGGTGACATTGTTATTGCTAACCCAGATAAAAACATCAAAGAGGGTGAAAAGCTAGAGGACGTTAAGTCAACAGATGCTAAATCATCAAAAGGTTCTAAAGAAAAAAGCAAAGAATCCGGGGTGAATAAGTAG
- the carB gene encoding carbamoyl-phosphate synthase large subunit codes for MPKRKDIHKIMVIGSGPIVIGQAAEFDYAGTQACLALKEEGYQVVLVNSNPATIMTDKEIADKVYIEPLTLEFVSRILRKERPDALLPTLGGQTGLNMAMKLSKAGILAELGVELLGTKLSAIDQVEDRDLFKQLMEELGQPIPESAIVATVEEALAFANTIGYPVIVRPAFTLGGTGGGLCVNEEELRDIATNGLKLSPVTQCLIERSIAGFKEIEYEVMRDAADNALVVCNMENFDPVGIHTGDSIVFAPTQTLSDSENQILRDASLNIIRALKIEGGCNVQLALDPNSFNYYVIEVNPRVSRSSALASKATGYPIAKLAAKIAVGLTLDEMINPVTGTTYAMFEPALDYVVAKIPRFPFDKFEQGERRLGTQMKATGEVMAIGRNIEESLLKACRSLEIGVHHNDMEALSKVSDDQLMAKIVKAQDDRLFYLSEALRRGYAIEDLAALTKIDLFFLDKLRHIVEIEQELIATKNNLDSLKKAKRYGFSDSRIAELWQEDQIAIRKLRQANGILPVYKMVDTCAAEFESTTPYFYSTYEWENESIKSDKESVIVLGSGPIRIGQGVEFDYATVHSVKAIQEAGYEAIIMNSNPETVSTDFSVSDKLYFEPLTFEDVMNVIELEQPKGVVVQFGGQTAINLAQALSEAGVTILGTQLEDLDRAEDRELFEKTLKTLGIPQPSGQTATNEAEALRAARKIGFPVLVRPSYVLGGRAMEIVENENDLKSYMRTAVKASSEHPVLVDSYIFGKECEVDAISDGESVLIPGIMEHIERAGVHSGDSMAVYPPQKLSKAIQETIVDYTKRLALGLNCVGMMNVQFVIKDGQVYVIEVNPRASRTVPFLSKVTGIPMAQVATKVMLGQSLSNLGYEDGLYPESQLVHIKAPVFSFTKLAQVDSLLGPEMKSTGEVMGSDTSLEKALYKAFEASYSHLPEFGQIVFTIADDSKAEALLLARRFSAIGYQIMATQGTAAYFAEQGLKTQLVGKIGDTANDIPSLVRSGCVQAIVNTVGTNRIDKDGQLIRSSAIEQGVPLFTTLDTAEAMLTVLESRCFTIDPI; via the coding sequence ATGCCGAAAAGAAAAGATATTCATAAAATTATGGTGATTGGGTCTGGCCCCATTGTTATTGGTCAGGCCGCTGAATTTGATTATGCAGGAACGCAAGCCTGTCTGGCTCTGAAAGAAGAAGGCTATCAGGTTGTTTTGGTGAATTCAAATCCAGCTACCATTATGACAGACAAAGAAATTGCAGATAAGGTTTATATTGAGCCCTTGACGCTTGAATTTGTGAGTCGCATTCTTCGAAAAGAAAGACCAGATGCCTTGCTACCAACATTGGGTGGACAGACTGGGCTTAACATGGCTATGAAATTGTCTAAGGCTGGTATTCTTGCTGAGTTGGGTGTTGAATTATTAGGAACCAAATTATCAGCTATTGATCAGGTAGAAGATCGTGATCTTTTCAAACAATTGATGGAAGAATTGGGACAGCCGATTCCGGAATCAGCTATTGTGGCGACTGTGGAAGAGGCCCTTGCGTTTGCAAATACTATTGGCTATCCTGTCATTGTCCGTCCGGCCTTTACGCTGGGAGGGACTGGTGGTGGTCTGTGTGTTAATGAAGAAGAACTACGTGACATTGCTACTAATGGATTGAAATTATCACCTGTAACCCAATGTTTGATTGAACGGTCAATTGCTGGTTTTAAGGAAATTGAATATGAAGTGATGCGAGACGCGGCTGATAATGCTTTGGTTGTGTGTAACATGGAAAATTTTGATCCCGTTGGCATTCATACTGGAGATTCTATTGTTTTTGCACCCACCCAGACCCTCTCAGATAGTGAAAATCAAATCTTGCGTGATGCCAGTCTGAACATTATCCGAGCCCTTAAAATCGAAGGAGGTTGTAATGTTCAACTGGCATTAGACCCAAATAGTTTTAATTACTATGTTATTGAGGTTAACCCACGCGTATCGCGTAGCTCTGCCCTTGCTTCAAAAGCAACAGGTTATCCTATTGCTAAACTGGCTGCTAAGATTGCAGTTGGTCTGACTCTTGATGAAATGATTAACCCTGTTACAGGGACTACGTATGCCATGTTTGAACCTGCCTTAGACTATGTAGTGGCTAAGATTCCACGTTTTCCCTTTGATAAATTTGAACAAGGGGAACGTCGCCTAGGAACGCAAATGAAAGCAACAGGTGAAGTAATGGCCATCGGCCGAAACATTGAAGAGTCATTGTTAAAGGCCTGCCGTTCTTTGGAAATTGGGGTTCATCATAATGATATGGAAGCCCTCAGTAAAGTTAGTGATGATCAGCTCATGGCTAAAATTGTGAAAGCACAAGATGACCGTCTATTTTACTTATCAGAAGCCTTACGTCGTGGTTATGCCATTGAAGACTTAGCTGCTTTAACTAAAATTGACCTCTTTTTCTTGGATAAATTACGCCATATTGTCGAAATAGAGCAGGAACTGATAGCGACTAAAAATAATCTTGATAGCCTTAAAAAAGCAAAACGTTATGGTTTTTCAGACTCTAGAATTGCAGAGCTTTGGCAAGAGGATCAGATAGCCATTAGGAAGTTGAGACAGGCTAATGGCATACTCCCTGTTTACAAGATGGTAGATACCTGTGCAGCAGAATTTGAAAGCACAACCCCATATTTCTATTCAACTTATGAATGGGAAAATGAATCCATCAAATCTGACAAGGAATCTGTCATTGTTCTTGGTTCTGGACCCATTCGAATCGGACAAGGTGTTGAGTTCGACTATGCAACGGTGCATTCTGTTAAAGCTATCCAAGAAGCTGGCTATGAAGCCATTATCATGAATTCTAATCCAGAAACAGTTTCCACAGATTTTTCTGTATCCGATAAATTGTATTTTGAACCGCTGACTTTTGAAGATGTTATGAACGTCATTGAATTAGAGCAGCCTAAAGGGGTCGTGGTTCAATTTGGTGGACAAACAGCCATCAATTTAGCTCAAGCTCTTTCTGAAGCAGGTGTTACCATTTTGGGGACTCAGTTGGAAGATTTGGATAGAGCGGAAGACCGAGAACTATTTGAAAAGACGTTAAAAACCTTAGGGATTCCACAGCCATCTGGTCAGACTGCAACCAATGAAGCAGAAGCTTTGAGAGCGGCTAGAAAAATTGGCTTTCCTGTATTGGTGAGGCCTTCTTACGTCCTTGGAGGACGGGCTATGGAAATCGTTGAAAATGAGAACGACCTTAAATCCTATATGCGAACAGCAGTCAAAGCAAGTTCGGAACACCCCGTTTTAGTTGATTCCTATATCTTTGGCAAAGAATGCGAAGTGGATGCTATTTCTGATGGAGAGTCAGTCTTAATTCCTGGTATTATGGAACATATTGAGAGAGCCGGTGTCCACTCAGGAGATTCGATGGCAGTTTACCCGCCCCAGAAATTATCAAAAGCTATTCAGGAAACCATTGTGGATTATACCAAACGTCTAGCTCTTGGTTTAAATTGTGTGGGTATGATGAACGTTCAATTTGTTATCAAAGATGGTCAGGTTTATGTCATTGAGGTGAACCCACGCGCTAGTCGTACCGTGCCTTTCTTATCAAAAGTAACAGGTATCCCGATGGCACAAGTTGCGACAAAAGTGATGCTAGGACAGTCATTAAGCAATTTGGGCTATGAAGATGGGCTTTATCCAGAGAGCCAGCTAGTGCATATCAAGGCACCTGTGTTCTCATTCACAAAACTGGCACAGGTAGATAGCCTCTTGGGACCTGAAATGAAATCAACAGGAGAAGTAATGGGATCAGATACTAGTCTTGAGAAAGCTCTGTATAAAGCTTTTGAAGCGAGTTACTCTCATTTGCCAGAATTTGGTCAGATTGTCTTTACCATAGCAGATGATAGTAAAGCAGAGGCCTTATTATTAGCTAGACGATTTAGTGCCATTGGTTATCAGATAATGGCTACCCAAGGGACAGCAGCTTATTTTGCTGAGCAAGGTTTAAAGACACAGTTGGTCGGTAAAATTGGCGATACCGCTAACGATATTCCTTCACTCGTACGAAGTGGATGCGTTCAAGCTATTGTCAATACGGTTGGTACCAACCGTATTGACAAAGACGGGCAGCTGATTAGAAGCTCTGCTATTGAACAGGGAGTACCCTTGTTCACAACTTTAGACACAGCAGAAGCCATGCTAACTGTTTTAGAAAGCCGCTGTTTTACCATTGATCCAATTTAG
- a CDS encoding carbamoyl phosphate synthase small subunit produces MTKRLLILEDGTIFEGEPFGADIDVTGEIVFNTGMTGYQESITDQSYNGQILTFTYPLIGNYGINRDDYESISPTCKGVVVSEVSRLASNWRQQMTLDAFLKIKGIPGISGIDTRALTKIIRQHGTMKATMADDGDTIEHLKDQLRATVLPTNNIEQVSTKAAYPAPGIGKNIVLVDFGLKHSILREFSKRQCNITVVPFNITAEEVLQLNPDGLMLSNGPGNPEDLPEALEMIRGVQGKIPIFGICMGHQLFSLANGAKTFKMTFGHRGFNHAVREIATGRIDFTSQNHGYAVDRDSLPEILMVTHEDINDKTVEGVRHRDFPAFSVQFHPDAAPGPHDASYLFDEFLDMIDAFQLEKTNN; encoded by the coding sequence ATGACAAAACGATTACTTATTTTAGAAGACGGCACTATTTTTGAAGGAGAGCCCTTTGGTGCTGATATTGATGTGACTGGTGAAATTGTTTTTAATACAGGAATGACAGGCTACCAAGAATCCATCACTGACCAATCCTACAATGGGCAAATTTTAACCTTTACCTACCCTCTTATTGGGAATTATGGGATTAATCGAGATGACTATGAATCCATTTCACCCACCTGTAAAGGTGTGGTTGTCTCTGAAGTGAGTCGACTGGCAAGCAATTGGCGCCAGCAAATGACTTTGGATGCTTTCTTGAAAATAAAAGGGATTCCAGGAATTTCGGGAATTGATACGAGAGCTTTGACCAAAATTATTCGGCAACATGGTACCATGAAAGCAACAATGGCAGACGATGGAGATACTATTGAGCATTTAAAAGATCAACTTCGTGCAACAGTGTTACCGACTAACAATATTGAACAGGTATCAACAAAAGCGGCTTATCCAGCACCAGGGATTGGAAAAAATATTGTCTTGGTTGATTTTGGTTTAAAACACTCTATTTTAAGAGAATTTTCCAAAAGACAATGTAATATCACCGTTGTCCCTTTTAACATCACTGCAGAAGAAGTGCTCCAACTAAATCCTGACGGTTTGATGCTATCCAATGGACCAGGGAATCCAGAAGATCTGCCAGAGGCTTTAGAAATGATTCGGGGAGTTCAGGGTAAAATTCCAATTTTTGGCATTTGTATGGGACATCAACTCTTTAGCCTAGCCAATGGTGCCAAGACTTTTAAAATGACTTTTGGTCATCGTGGCTTTAATCATGCAGTTAGAGAAATCGCAACGGGCAGAATTGATTTTACCAGCCAGAACCACGGCTATGCGGTTGATCGAGATAGTTTACCAGAAATCTTAATGGTAACTCATGAAGATATTAACGACAAAACAGTTGAAGGGGTTAGACATCGTGATTTTCCAGCTTTCTCAGTCCAATTTCATCCGGATGCGGCTCCAGGACCTCACGATGCCAGCTACTTATTTGACGAATTTTTGGACATGATCGATGCTTTTCAGTTAGAAAAGACGAACAATTAA